The following coding sequences lie in one Halarsenatibacter silvermanii genomic window:
- a CDS encoding ferritin family protein — MSELLETIEEAIQDERDAQQKYRKLKKLADDEETQQLYEQLISDEKQHEKILRSRYEALKESRE; from the coding sequence ATGTCAGAACTGCTCGAGACTATCGAGGAAGCCATTCAGGATGAACGGGATGCCCAGCAGAAATACAGGAAGTTGAAAAAACTGGCCGATGACGAAGAAACCCAACAGCTTTATGAGCAGCTGATCTCGGACGAAAAGCAGCACGAGAAAATACTCCGCTCCCGCTATGAAGCCCTGAAAGAAAGCAGAGAGTGA